A region of Streptomyces sp. NBC_01267 DNA encodes the following proteins:
- a CDS encoding transglycosylase SLT domain-containing protein, with translation MPRFTLPRVTLPRTTRKHKIATAVLVAAGASTAVVATVVPSSAQPPASHASAAVKPVSTNGLPAKSTTKDAAKDTKADAKKTDTAKQAAKSKPSTSAADHAKAAAAAKKKHVAKEAANRSTVRKAPVVYKNNLDGWIKQSLAIMKAKGIPGTYEGLHRNIMRESSGNPNAVNNWDINARNGIPSKGLLQVIQPTFDRYHVKGTANKLTDPVANLTAAANYAAHRYGSIDNVNSAY, from the coding sequence ATGCCCCGCTTCACCCTGCCCCGCGTCACCCTGCCCCGCACCACCCGCAAGCACAAGATCGCCACCGCTGTCCTCGTCGCGGCAGGCGCCAGCACCGCTGTGGTGGCCACCGTCGTGCCGAGCAGCGCGCAGCCCCCGGCGTCGCACGCTTCCGCAGCGGTCAAGCCGGTCTCCACCAACGGTCTCCCGGCGAAGAGCACGACCAAGGACGCGGCCAAGGACACCAAGGCGGACGCGAAGAAGACGGACACGGCGAAGCAGGCTGCGAAGAGCAAGCCCTCCACTTCCGCCGCCGACCACGCCAAGGCCGCCGCTGCCGCGAAGAAGAAGCACGTCGCGAAGGAAGCCGCCAACCGCTCCACGGTGCGCAAGGCCCCCGTGGTCTACAAGAACAACCTCGACGGCTGGATCAAGCAGTCGCTCGCCATCATGAAGGCCAAGGGCATTCCCGGTACCTACGAGGGTCTGCACCGCAACATCATGCGTGAGTCGAGCGGCAACCCGAACGCCGTCAACAACTGGGACATCAACGCCCGGAACGGCATCCCCTCCAAGGGACTCCTCCAGGTGATCCAGCCCACGTTCGACAGGTACCACGTCAAGGGCACGGCCAACAAGCTGACCGACCCCGTCGCGAACCTGACCGCTGCGGCCAACTACGCGGCCCACCGCTACGGCTCGATCGACAACGTCAACTCCGCCTACTGA
- a CDS encoding TlpA family protein disulfide reductase: MTDADGIVSVRKSDRTSAPELSGKDLRGSALDVRAAYRGKVVVVNFWGSWCPPCREEAKNLVRVSGQLAPRGVEFVGINTRDRPGPARAFEKDHGVPYRSLDDPTGKLLLRFPPGTLNPQTLPSTVVLDRNGKIAARRAGAISEAQLHKMIDPVIAEK, from the coding sequence GTGACCGACGCCGACGGCATCGTCTCCGTCCGGAAGAGCGACCGCACGTCCGCACCCGAGCTCTCGGGCAAGGACCTCCGGGGCAGTGCGCTCGATGTGCGTGCCGCCTACCGCGGGAAGGTCGTGGTGGTGAATTTCTGGGGTTCGTGGTGTCCGCCCTGTCGCGAGGAAGCCAAGAACCTGGTGAGGGTATCCGGGCAACTGGCGCCCAGAGGCGTGGAGTTCGTCGGGATCAATACCCGTGACAGGCCAGGACCCGCCAGGGCCTTCGAGAAGGACCACGGCGTTCCGTACCGGAGCCTGGACGACCCGACCGGCAAGCTGCTCCTCCGCTTCCCTCCGGGCACCCTGAATCCGCAGACCCTCCCCTCCACCGTGGTCCTCGACCGGAACGGGAAGATCGCCGCGCGGAGGGCGGGTGCCATCAGCGAGGCGCAGCTGCACAAGATGATCGATCCGGTGATCGCGGAGAAGTAG
- a CDS encoding MFS transporter: MFPQEKDAFSDTAGAPVEESEKTTREHWKCSALAGMAAYMDAGSIVALGAGLVLFQSYLHLSDSAVGLLAALGPNAIGCAIGAFIGGRLGDKLGRKRIFKYDLLVYAAGILCIALAVNSPMLFGGTFVVGLAVGADVPTSLALVGEFAPATARGKLLGFTQVAWCLGPVIVLLLALVLTPLGLLGIRIVFLQLFVVSLVTWALRRGLSESVRWQSAAASPALVKRSLGALFRGANRRALIWTGTIYLFWGLAAATNGIFTPYMIKTLHAGSQSAGVGLSCAGFAVTIGSAFFFMRYADRSHLTRKWMWGVGGAMQVIAYLIYLVLPFTIPVIILNILLFSVGGTFAGEPLYKIFSQELFPTMLRGTAQGLTFGLSRTFVGIWSLFVPTLASTGIRPVAGLLTVFLLVSAVVGFAFMPDTAGKPLEEIQAERAFA, from the coding sequence ATGTTCCCTCAGGAGAAAGACGCTTTCAGCGATACCGCTGGGGCGCCGGTGGAGGAGTCGGAAAAGACGACGCGTGAACACTGGAAGTGCTCCGCCCTCGCCGGTATGGCGGCATACATGGACGCGGGTTCGATCGTCGCGTTAGGTGCGGGACTCGTCCTGTTCCAGTCGTACCTGCACCTGAGCGACAGCGCGGTGGGACTTCTTGCCGCGTTGGGACCGAATGCCATCGGCTGCGCGATCGGCGCGTTCATCGGCGGTCGACTGGGTGACAAGCTGGGTCGCAAGCGCATTTTCAAGTACGACCTGCTGGTGTATGCGGCGGGAATCCTGTGCATCGCCCTGGCCGTCAATTCGCCCATGCTTTTCGGAGGCACTTTCGTCGTCGGCCTCGCCGTGGGAGCCGACGTGCCGACCTCGCTGGCCCTGGTCGGCGAATTCGCGCCGGCCACGGCACGCGGCAAACTCCTCGGCTTCACCCAGGTGGCGTGGTGCCTGGGCCCGGTGATCGTTCTGCTGCTCGCCCTGGTCCTGACCCCGCTGGGCCTGCTCGGCATCCGGATCGTGTTCCTGCAGTTGTTCGTCGTGTCACTGGTGACCTGGGCCCTGCGAAGGGGATTGTCCGAATCAGTGCGCTGGCAATCGGCTGCCGCCTCCCCGGCCCTGGTCAAGCGCTCCCTCGGCGCACTGTTCCGGGGCGCCAATCGCAGAGCTCTGATCTGGACGGGGACGATCTACCTCTTCTGGGGGCTGGCCGCCGCGACCAACGGAATCTTCACCCCTTACATGATCAAGACACTTCATGCCGGAAGTCAGTCCGCCGGTGTGGGCCTCTCCTGTGCGGGATTCGCGGTGACCATCGGCTCGGCGTTCTTTTTCATGAGATACGCCGACCGAAGCCATCTGACCAGGAAATGGATGTGGGGCGTGGGCGGGGCGATGCAGGTGATCGCCTACCTGATCTATCTGGTCCTTCCCTTCACCATCCCGGTGATCATCCTCAATATTCTGCTCTTCTCCGTGGGTGGGACCTTCGCAGGAGAGCCGCTCTACAAAATCTTCAGCCAGGAACTGTTCCCGACGATGCTGCGGGGCACCGCGCAGGGCCTCACCTTCGGCCTCTCGCGCACGTTCGTCGGTATCTGGAGCCTCTTCGTCCCCACTCTCGCGAGCACCGGAATCCGGCCCGTAGCCGGATTGCTGACCGTTTTCCTGCTGGTCAGCGCCGTTGTCGGATTCGCCTTCATGCCCGATACGGCGGGCAAGCCGCTGGAGGAGATCCAAGCGGAGCGCGCCTTCGCCTGA
- a CDS encoding FGGY-family carbohydrate kinase, translating into MSSTADAPRAPVPVVAGIDVATAAVRVLCADARGRVVAEGRAALPQPVRGAGGSSEQDARSWWPATAAALREATAKLPGGGREVIAVAVSATSGTLVPTGPDGEPVGPALMYDDRRAAAVNARAQELGEPRWRALGLSVGPTAALGRLVQCVERALPGQLVLHTPELIGRRLTGHPVAVDWSHALKSGYDPRAGEWATEVLDALGVPSDLLPAVQAPATPAGSVSVSAAAETGLPAGCQVRLGMTDGCAGQIATGAVEPGRFVGVLGTTYVLKGVTRELVTDPAGALYSHRHPDGYWLPGGASNTGGEALAAVDPARLPGLDAAADARGPASCLSYPLRREGERFPFVSGDARGFSTGTPLDEADEHRAALEGVAFLERLALERVQELGVEVRGPLYTAGGGSRSALWTRVRATVLGRPLCVAERAETAFGAALLAAAGTLHPDLSASAAAMAGTGILVDPVEREQAALEESYQGFVTELSTRGWLNTG; encoded by the coding sequence ATGAGCTCCACGGCCGACGCCCCGCGTGCTCCCGTCCCCGTCGTGGCCGGTATCGATGTGGCCACCGCCGCGGTGAGGGTGCTGTGTGCCGACGCCCGCGGACGGGTCGTCGCCGAGGGCCGGGCGGCGCTCCCCCAGCCGGTACGCGGCGCGGGCGGCAGCAGTGAGCAGGATGCCCGCAGCTGGTGGCCCGCCACGGCCGCAGCCCTGCGGGAGGCCACGGCGAAGCTGCCGGGCGGCGGCCGGGAGGTGATCGCGGTCGCCGTCTCCGCCACCTCCGGAACGCTGGTGCCGACAGGCCCGGACGGCGAACCGGTGGGCCCGGCCCTGATGTACGACGACCGGCGCGCCGCCGCTGTCAACGCGCGGGCACAAGAACTGGGCGAGCCCCGCTGGCGGGCGCTGGGACTGTCCGTCGGTCCGACAGCCGCCCTGGGGAGGCTCGTCCAGTGCGTCGAGCGGGCCCTTCCCGGGCAACTCGTCCTGCACACACCTGAGTTGATCGGCCGCAGACTGACCGGCCACCCGGTCGCCGTCGATTGGAGCCACGCGCTGAAGAGCGGCTACGACCCGCGCGCCGGCGAGTGGGCCACCGAGGTCCTGGACGCCCTCGGCGTGCCTTCCGACCTGCTCCCCGCGGTGCAGGCCCCGGCCACCCCGGCCGGTTCGGTCTCGGTTTCCGCCGCGGCGGAGACGGGGCTGCCTGCGGGCTGCCAGGTCCGGCTCGGCATGACGGACGGATGCGCGGGCCAGATCGCGACCGGCGCCGTGGAGCCGGGCCGTTTCGTGGGCGTGCTCGGGACGACGTACGTCCTCAAGGGGGTCACCCGGGAGCTGGTCACCGATCCGGCGGGGGCCCTCTACAGCCATCGCCACCCGGACGGTTACTGGCTGCCCGGCGGCGCGTCCAACACCGGTGGCGAGGCGCTGGCCGCGGTGGATCCGGCCCGGCTTCCAGGACTGGACGCCGCGGCGGACGCCCGTGGTCCCGCTTCGTGCCTGAGCTACCCGCTGCGCCGCGAGGGCGAGCGGTTCCCTTTCGTCTCCGGCGACGCGCGCGGCTTCTCCACCGGTACGCCGCTGGACGAGGCGGACGAGCACCGGGCAGCGCTGGAGGGCGTCGCCTTCCTGGAGCGCCTCGCACTGGAGCGCGTACAGGAACTGGGTGTCGAGGTGCGGGGTCCGCTGTACACGGCGGGCGGCGGCAGTCGCAGTGCCCTGTGGACCCGTGTCCGCGCCACGGTTCTCGGCCGGCCGCTGTGCGTGGCCGAGCGGGCCGAGACCGCGTTCGGCGCAGCGCTGCTGGCCGCCGCCGGCACACTGCACCCGGACCTCTCGGCGAGCGCGGCGGCCATGGCAGGAACGGGAATCCTGGTCGATCCGGTGGAGCGGGAGCAGGCCGCACTGGAGGAGTCGTACCAGGGTTTCGTCACGGAACTGAGCACGCGTGGCTGGCTGAACACCGGCTGA
- a CDS encoding MFS transporter produces MSSTAARTASTGTVWNRVGIPRPLLFGFIGVLIFMIGDGVESGFIAPFIEGHGAGSEVRASYVITAYGVAVMLASWLSGALSELWGPRRVMQLGLTVWIVFDVLFLSLGAAQHNFALMLVFYGLRGFGYPLFAFSFLVWITATAPVARLGAAVGWFYFAFTGGLPTLGSLTASVTNPLLGKFGTLWIALAVIAIGGAFCLLGVRERTGYARLAPPGVKPVQSLARSLSIAWTNPRVAVGCVVRIINTAPQFGLWVILPAFFTDEMGFTDGDWLRLLSIMFATNIFFNLLFGLVSDRIGWRTTIRWFGAVGCALSVLALYFVPKLLTGNYWIAVGVGMVYGATLAGFVPISALMPSLAPGNKGGAMALLNLGAGGAAFVGPAIVSVFLGPLGRDGVVLIFAGLYVVAAGLTLFLKLPKESEEAIAQGKTLHETTEPLAAPAT; encoded by the coding sequence ATGAGCAGCACCGCCGCGCGCACCGCGAGCACGGGAACGGTCTGGAACCGCGTCGGCATCCCCCGGCCGCTGCTGTTCGGCTTCATCGGTGTGCTGATCTTCATGATCGGAGACGGCGTCGAGTCCGGCTTCATCGCCCCGTTCATCGAGGGCCACGGGGCCGGCAGTGAGGTGCGGGCCAGCTATGTGATCACGGCGTACGGCGTCGCTGTCATGCTCGCCTCCTGGCTGTCGGGCGCACTGTCCGAACTCTGGGGCCCACGGCGGGTGATGCAGCTCGGGCTCACCGTGTGGATCGTCTTCGACGTCCTCTTCCTCTCGCTCGGCGCCGCCCAGCACAACTTCGCGCTGATGCTGGTCTTCTACGGCCTGCGCGGCTTCGGCTACCCGCTCTTCGCCTTCTCCTTCCTGGTGTGGATCACCGCCACCGCCCCGGTGGCCAGGCTCGGCGCGGCCGTCGGGTGGTTCTACTTCGCCTTCACCGGGGGCCTGCCCACCCTCGGCTCGCTCACGGCGTCCGTCACCAACCCGCTCCTCGGAAAGTTCGGCACGCTCTGGATCGCGCTCGCGGTGATCGCGATCGGCGGGGCCTTCTGTCTGCTCGGCGTGCGCGAACGCACCGGGTACGCACGGCTCGCACCGCCCGGGGTCAAGCCGGTCCAGTCCCTGGCCCGCAGCCTCTCCATCGCCTGGACGAACCCCAGGGTCGCCGTGGGCTGCGTCGTACGCATCATCAACACCGCCCCGCAGTTCGGCCTCTGGGTGATCCTCCCGGCGTTCTTCACCGACGAGATGGGCTTCACCGACGGCGACTGGCTGCGGTTGTTGTCGATCATGTTCGCCACCAACATCTTCTTCAACCTGCTCTTCGGTCTGGTCAGTGACCGGATCGGATGGCGAACCACCATCAGGTGGTTCGGCGCCGTCGGCTGTGCGCTGAGCGTCCTCGCCCTGTACTTCGTGCCCAAGTTGCTGACCGGCAACTACTGGATCGCGGTCGGCGTCGGCATGGTCTACGGTGCGACCCTTGCCGGGTTCGTTCCGATCTCCGCGCTGATGCCGTCGCTGGCGCCCGGGAACAAGGGCGGTGCGATGGCGCTGCTCAATCTCGGTGCGGGCGGCGCGGCCTTCGTGGGTCCCGCCATCGTCTCGGTCTTCCTCGGCCCGCTGGGCCGGGACGGCGTCGTACTGATCTTCGCCGGGCTGTACGTCGTCGCTGCCGGGCTCACGCTCTTCCTGAAGCTGCCCAAGGAGTCGGAGGAGGCCATCGCGCAGGGCAAGACCCTGCACGAGACGACCGAACCGCTCGCCGCCCCCGCCACCTGA
- a CDS encoding DeoR/GlpR family DNA-binding transcription regulator yields the protein MTTTGAEARRQIITEHVLEHGTASGADLAELTGVSLMTVHRDLDELARRGVLRRFRGGVSALPSTVFESNLEYRLGVNTAEKEAIAEAAAELIEPGISVMLDDSTTALALARLLVDQGPLTVVTNARRVIDLFVGRDDIRLISLGGEYSQPHDSFLGVPCLEAIEALSVDMVLVSTSAMDARMTYHQEQDVVLVKRAMLASGTRKVLLMDRTKLARTALHRLGPVRDFDHLVVDDQVDGELLAALKEHTDVRVAATG from the coding sequence ATGACGACGACCGGCGCGGAAGCCCGCAGGCAGATCATCACCGAGCATGTCCTCGAACACGGGACGGCGAGCGGGGCCGACCTCGCCGAGCTGACCGGGGTGAGCCTGATGACCGTCCACCGCGACCTGGACGAGCTGGCCAGGCGCGGGGTGCTGCGCCGCTTCCGAGGCGGGGTCTCCGCGCTGCCGTCCACCGTCTTCGAGTCCAACCTCGAATACCGGCTCGGCGTCAACACCGCCGAGAAGGAGGCCATCGCCGAAGCGGCGGCCGAGCTGATCGAGCCGGGCATATCAGTGATGCTGGACGACTCCACGACGGCGCTCGCACTGGCCCGGCTGCTGGTGGACCAGGGGCCACTGACCGTGGTGACCAACGCGCGACGGGTCATCGACCTGTTCGTGGGCCGGGACGACATCCGGCTCATCTCGCTGGGCGGGGAGTACTCGCAGCCCCACGACTCCTTTCTCGGCGTCCCCTGCCTGGAGGCCATCGAGGCCCTGTCGGTGGACATGGTGCTGGTCTCGACCTCCGCGATGGACGCCCGGATGACGTACCACCAGGAGCAGGACGTGGTCCTGGTGAAGCGGGCGATGCTGGCCTCCGGCACCCGCAAGGTGCTGCTGATGGACCGTACGAAGCTGGCCAGGACGGCGCTGCACCGGCTCGGCCCCGTCCGGGATTTCGATCACCTGGTGGTGGACGACCAGGTGGACGGCGAACTGCTCGCCGCGCTCAAGGAACACACGGACGTCCGGGTCGCGGCCACCGGCTGA
- a CDS encoding histidine phosphatase family protein, protein MESRLLLVRHGETRWHAENRYAGVSDVPLTAKGLRQAEELGNWARQRGVDVVACSPVSRALLTARPAARALGGEPEVVEALREVDFGWGEGRTVAEMAAEDPEAVRRFREDAETGAFPGSELPSAAAARATAALRGLAAEHPGGTVLVVAHNTLLRMALCAMLGIPVGRYRLVFPRLDNAAVTEIGVRGARTALRSLNVPTWAPSPGGTRDLDA, encoded by the coding sequence ATGGAGTCCCGGCTGTTGCTCGTACGGCACGGCGAGACCCGGTGGCATGCGGAGAACCGGTACGCCGGGGTCTCCGACGTACCCCTGACCGCGAAGGGCCTGCGACAGGCGGAGGAGCTGGGGAACTGGGCGCGGCAGCGCGGCGTCGACGTGGTGGCGTGCTCGCCGGTGAGCCGTGCCCTGCTCACCGCGCGGCCCGCCGCACGGGCGCTCGGCGGCGAACCGGAGGTCGTCGAGGCGCTGCGCGAGGTGGACTTCGGCTGGGGGGAGGGCCGCACCGTCGCGGAGATGGCGGCCGAGGACCCCGAAGCCGTACGGCGTTTCCGCGAGGACGCCGAGACGGGCGCCTTCCCGGGCTCCGAGCTGCCGTCCGCCGCCGCTGCCCGCGCCACGGCGGCGCTGCGCGGGTTGGCCGCGGAACACCCGGGAGGCACGGTGCTCGTGGTGGCGCACAACACACTGCTGCGCATGGCCCTGTGCGCGATGCTCGGCATCCCGGTGGGCCGTTACCGGCTGGTGTTCCCGCGGTTGGACAACGCGGCCGTGACGGAGATCGGGGTACGGGGCGCCCGCACCGCTCTTCGTTCGCTCAACGTCCCCACCTGGGCGCCCTCCCCCGGGGGTACGCGAGACTTGGACGCATGA
- a CDS encoding 2-hydroxyacid dehydrogenase gives MRILAAGDHFVRPDLLRAALIGELGAAHEITELTLPWPHEPFGPVGDVHEASGTEDDIIEALAGAEICVTQMAPFTEKVFAASPDLRMVAVSRGGPVNVDLAAATRYGVAVSFAPGRNAPAAAEFAVGLMLTAMRRITTADAELKRGRWRGDFYAYDEGGIELDGATVGLVGYGAVGRIVARVLRAFGAHVLVADPYTDPTAARADGVEPVALDELLRRSSVVSLHARLTPETRLLIDAGKLALLPPGAVLVNTARGGLLDYAPLPGLLRSGRLGALALDVYDIEPPPADWPLHHAPNVVAAPHLAGATRQTAHRAAAITASEAGRFVRGEKLAHPANPEVQEVPRP, from the coding sequence ATGCGCATCCTTGCCGCCGGTGACCACTTCGTCCGCCCCGACCTCCTCCGCGCCGCCCTGATCGGGGAACTCGGCGCCGCTCATGAGATCACCGAACTCACCCTGCCCTGGCCGCACGAGCCCTTCGGCCCGGTCGGCGACGTCCACGAGGCCAGCGGTACGGAGGACGACATCATCGAGGCGCTGGCCGGCGCCGAGATCTGCGTGACCCAGATGGCTCCCTTCACGGAGAAGGTGTTCGCGGCCAGCCCGGACCTGCGCATGGTCGCCGTCTCCCGCGGGGGCCCGGTCAACGTCGACCTCGCAGCCGCCACCCGGTACGGCGTCGCCGTGTCGTTCGCCCCGGGCCGCAACGCCCCGGCCGCCGCCGAGTTCGCCGTCGGACTGATGCTCACCGCCATGCGGCGCATCACCACCGCCGACGCCGAACTCAAACGCGGAAGGTGGCGCGGCGACTTCTACGCCTATGACGAGGGCGGCATCGAACTCGACGGCGCGACCGTCGGACTGGTCGGATACGGGGCGGTCGGCCGCATCGTCGCCCGTGTCCTGCGCGCCTTCGGCGCCCACGTCCTGGTCGCGGACCCCTACACCGACCCCACGGCCGCCCGCGCCGACGGCGTCGAACCGGTCGCGCTCGACGAACTCCTGCGCCGCAGCAGCGTGGTGAGCCTGCACGCCCGGCTCACCCCGGAGACCCGCCTGCTCATCGACGCCGGGAAACTGGCACTGCTCCCCCCGGGAGCGGTACTGGTCAACACCGCCCGGGGCGGCCTCCTCGACTACGCCCCGCTGCCCGGACTGCTGAGGAGCGGTCGCCTCGGCGCCCTCGCCCTCGACGTGTACGACATCGAACCGCCGCCCGCCGACTGGCCGTTGCACCATGCTCCGAACGTCGTCGCCGCGCCGCATCTGGCCGGTGCCACCCGGCAGACCGCGCACCGGGCCGCCGCCATCACCGCGTCCGAGGCGGGCCGCTTCGTACGCGGCGAGAAGCTCGCCCACCCCGCCAACCCCGAGGTCCAGGAGGTCCCACGGCCATGA
- a CDS encoding FGGY-family carbohydrate kinase: protein MSVIIGVDIGTSVTKAVAFDSSGAPLGSADRRSHLHRLSGSRVEQDLDDVVRTVAEVVRETAAALPEPPTALALTGQGDGLWLRDADGRAVRPAISWMDGRASDRVARWLADGTVQQVYGRTGSGMFPGCHAPLLAHLQEHEPQTLRRAATAGYCVDAVAQRLTGRISVDASDATLPFLDPVTRTYSHEALAACGIEDQARLLPAPAEPGTVLTLDAHGADLLGLPAGTPLTAGPYDLPACAIGSGVRDVGDGLLIVGTTLACQVLTDQVRPDRSAEPAGMWLCTPDPGRWLRSMPAMVGTAALEWVLALTGSAMADLDRLLADSPPGANGVTSLPFLSDAGERAPFVDPRATGRLDGLTLAHTRADAVRAMCEAIGYAARHCLEAAGLTGTLAACGGGTRSGPWVQLFADVLGREIRVPVENEVGALGAVRVARRFLGEPAGTAPQAFRAVQPRRGSRAVYEDGYAAYRTALAAARDARWGEPGPQDTGEPVRAPRPMPVQRE, encoded by the coding sequence ATGAGCGTGATCATCGGCGTCGACATCGGCACCTCCGTCACCAAAGCCGTCGCCTTCGACAGTTCGGGGGCCCCGCTCGGCTCGGCGGACCGCCGCAGCCACCTGCACCGGCTGTCCGGCAGCCGCGTCGAACAGGACCTCGACGACGTGGTCCGTACGGTCGCCGAAGTCGTGCGGGAGACCGCCGCCGCGCTGCCCGAGCCGCCGACCGCGCTCGCCCTCACCGGTCAGGGCGACGGGTTGTGGCTGCGCGACGCCGACGGCCGCGCGGTCCGCCCGGCGATCTCCTGGATGGACGGGCGCGCCTCCGACCGTGTCGCGCGGTGGCTGGCGGACGGCACCGTCCAGCAGGTGTACGGAAGGACAGGCTCCGGCATGTTTCCCGGCTGCCACGCCCCGCTCCTCGCGCACCTCCAGGAACACGAGCCGCAGACCCTGCGGCGCGCGGCCACCGCGGGTTACTGCGTGGACGCCGTGGCCCAGCGCCTCACCGGCCGGATCAGCGTGGACGCCTCCGACGCCACCCTGCCCTTCCTCGACCCGGTGACCCGCACCTACTCCCACGAGGCGCTGGCCGCCTGCGGCATCGAGGACCAGGCCCGTCTGCTGCCCGCTCCGGCCGAGCCGGGAACCGTCCTCACCCTGGACGCGCACGGCGCCGACCTGCTGGGCCTCCCCGCCGGAACTCCGCTCACCGCAGGCCCGTACGACCTTCCTGCCTGCGCCATCGGCAGCGGCGTGCGCGACGTCGGGGACGGGCTGCTGATCGTCGGCACCACCCTCGCCTGCCAGGTCCTCACCGACCAGGTCCGTCCCGACCGCTCCGCCGAGCCGGCCGGCATGTGGCTGTGCACCCCGGATCCGGGCCGCTGGCTGCGTTCCATGCCCGCCATGGTCGGCACGGCCGCCCTGGAGTGGGTGCTCGCCCTCACCGGATCGGCCATGGCCGACCTCGACCGTCTGCTCGCCGACAGCCCGCCGGGCGCGAACGGGGTCACCTCACTGCCGTTCCTCTCCGACGCGGGGGAGCGCGCGCCCTTCGTGGACCCGCGCGCCACCGGTCGCCTCGACGGGCTCACCCTGGCGCACACCCGCGCCGACGCGGTACGCGCCATGTGCGAGGCCATCGGCTATGCCGCCCGCCACTGTCTGGAGGCCGCCGGTCTCACCGGGACTCTCGCCGCCTGCGGGGGCGGCACCCGCTCGGGCCCGTGGGTGCAGCTCTTCGCCGATGTGCTGGGGCGCGAGATCCGGGTACCGGTCGAGAACGAGGTGGGCGCGCTGGGCGCGGTCCGGGTGGCTCGCCGGTTCCTCGGCGAACCGGCCGGGACGGCGCCCCAGGCGTTCCGCGCCGTGCAGCCGCGCCGGGGCTCACGTGCGGTGTACGAGGACGGCTACGCCGCCTACCGCACCGCACTCGCCGCGGCCCGCGACGCACGGTGGGGTGAGCCGGGTCCGCAGGACACGGGCGAGCCGGTGCGCGCCCCCCGGCCCATGCCTGTCCAGCGGGAATGA
- a CDS encoding HAD family hydrolase, with amino-acid sequence MRIPPAPAIVATDLDGTLLRRGDTVSPRSRAALARAVSAGARHLIVTGRPVPGVRDVLAGIGYRGPVVCGQGTQLYDSDTARLLRSVTLDRELADTALGKIEAEVGPVFAAVDQDGTDGRTLIEPGYRMAHVGLPAVRVGLRAELWAAPVIKVLVRHPELSDDELTAAARAATGDLATVTMAGPGTVELAPHGVDKGTGLALAADVWGLDPMHTIAFGDMPNDLPMFQRSGHGVAMANAHPELRAAADEVTLSNEEDGIAVVLERLFA; translated from the coding sequence ATGCGCATCCCGCCCGCCCCTGCCATCGTCGCCACCGATCTGGACGGCACCCTGCTACGCCGCGGTGACACGGTGAGCCCCCGGTCCCGTGCCGCACTCGCAAGGGCCGTCTCGGCCGGAGCCAGACACCTGATCGTCACCGGCCGGCCCGTGCCGGGCGTGCGGGACGTGCTCGCCGGTATCGGTTACCGCGGCCCGGTCGTCTGCGGCCAGGGGACGCAGCTGTACGACTCCGACACGGCCCGGCTGCTGCGTTCGGTGACCCTGGACCGGGAGCTGGCCGACACCGCGCTCGGCAAGATCGAGGCAGAGGTCGGTCCGGTCTTCGCCGCCGTCGACCAGGACGGGACCGACGGCCGGACACTCATCGAGCCGGGCTACCGCATGGCCCACGTGGGACTTCCCGCCGTGCGCGTCGGGCTCCGCGCCGAGCTGTGGGCAGCGCCGGTCATCAAGGTCCTGGTGCGCCATCCGGAGCTCTCGGACGACGAACTGACCGCCGCCGCCCGTGCGGCGACCGGGGATCTGGCCACCGTCACGATGGCGGGTCCGGGCACGGTGGAGCTGGCGCCGCACGGGGTGGACAAGGGCACCGGGCTCGCGCTGGCCGCCGACGTGTGGGGGCTGGACCCGATGCACACGATCGCGTTCGGCGACATGCCCAACGATCTGCCCATGTTCCAGCGTTCCGGACACGGGGTGGCCATGGCCAACGCCCACCCCGAGCTCAGGGCGGCTGCGGACGAGGTGACGCTGTCGAACGAGGAGGACGGCATAGCGGTGGTGCTGGAGCGGCTGTTCGCCTGA